A stretch of the Uranotaenia lowii strain MFRU-FL chromosome 3, ASM2978415v1, whole genome shotgun sequence genome encodes the following:
- the LOC129753223 gene encoding U7 snRNA-associated Sm-like protein LSm10 has protein sequence MASVVLRKERYHSLNDLVGLAQCLVGQNILIDLRHEASVAGKIASVDGFMNIAMENVVYIDQLGKQFPMEEFMIYPRYIRYIHVPESVEVKHRAQLRENRSNLEQLVTKV, from the exons ATGGCTTCGGTTGTGTTACGGAAGGAGCGCTATCATTCCCTCAACGATCTGGTTGGGCTGGCTCAGTGTTTGGTTGGCCAGAACATCCTGATAGATTTGCGCCATGAAGCTTCGGTTGCCGGCAAAATTGCCAGTGTTGATGG ttttatgaaCATTGCAATGGAAAATGTTGTTTACATTGATCAACTCGGGAAGCAATTTCCGATGGAAGAATTTATGATCTATCCTCGATACATTCGCTACATCCACGTACCTGAATCG GTTGAAGTAAAACACCGAGCTCAACTCCGAGAAAATCGATCAAATTTAGAACAGCTTGTTACCAAGGTGTAA
- the LOC129753224 gene encoding uncharacterized protein K02A2.6-like — MSNPENSGFHGYAEASTQDVLRQMAEQNTRLLLLLERLTTSNATPAANQCRSPDQIIESLSSVIREFHYDPEAGITFERWFNKYEDLFRADGKDLDDAAKIRLLMRSLSVPVHEKFTNYLLPRHPRDFSFGQSSQEAEVRTRLLAKLESDTSREINLEALVTECHRISSLKHDTELVEKQASPSVHAVQKAKITQRHSKSSSQAESAVPRSPCWQCGAMHFVKDCSYKNHTCQQCNRQGHKEGYCNCFRTTADPSGSTRRKDKQPTQSRFIHSVNHIGNRRKYVKVTVNHTILKLQIDSGSDITVISEQSWRKCGSPTLQPTHHHAGTASGDPLPLIGEFGCALAIDGEEKFGTCYVTSVKNLNLLGLDYMDAFDLWDKPLSNVCNQVNCSNSIPSTNRYLTRFPEVFRDGLGLCVKTKRPVPFNAVQRVDEELDRLQQLNIITPVDYADWAAPIVSVRKPGGKIRVCADYSTGLNAMLEPHHYPLPTPDDILAKLSGNKFFSIIDLSDAYLQVEVDEESKKLLTINTHRGLFQFNRLAPGVKSAPGAFQQLMSKMIAGLEGVDNFLDDFIVYSKTLTDHIKRLDLLFSRIQEYGFRLRPEKCSFHKPEIKYLGFIVNANGIKPDPEKVAAIANMPEPTDLTTLRSFLGAANFYGRFVPEIHRIRRPLDELLKKDRKFVWSKQCQEAFNSLKKVLQSDLLLTHYNPELPLIVAGDASKTGIGAVVMHRFPDGQMKAVAHASRTLTDSEQNYGQVEKEALALIFAVTKFRRMLLGRKFKLQTDHQPLIKVFGSKKGIPLHTANRLQRWALTLLAYDFEVEYVSTDKFGYADFLSRLISNHQKPDEEFVIAAVNLNQELSSTLHDHIGALPVTFNMIKSATADDAILQEVQRYLSDGWPYADKIVNSKVKAYFVRRESLSSVNGCLMLEDRVVIPEKLSQRILHQIHRGHQGMERMKSIARAIVFWPNIDQDIENLVRRCSICASASKSPPHSEPQPWPKADGAWKRIHIDYAGPINSWNYLVVVDSYTKWPEIFQTQSTTATATVRFLHETFARFGVPETIVSDNGTQFCSNEFRTMCERLGIIHIRIAPFHPQSNGQAERFVDTLKRSLQKITEGEGVPAIDALQTFLQVYRSTPSAVLDGMSPAEGMLGRPMRTTLELLKPPSVPKNMNKVLPSKYTTGSKVYTKVYKNSNKWKWVPGEIIEEIGNVNFNVLLDIQVGRRKLIRTHLNQLRPRFETAQAEDSGTATNSPLNILKHDFHLDHLMPLQQSQPNDTHQPKDDCGYESESDESFQSAAELSIPHQSTPVPCETPRSARPTRTIRPPQRFNDYIMD, encoded by the exons ATGTCTAATCCGGAAAACAGTGGATTCCATGGATACGCGGAAGCTTCAACGCAGGATGTGCTGAGGCAAATGGCGGAACAAAACACCCGTCTGCTGCTGTTACTGGAGAGACTAACAACATCAAATGCAACTCCAGCGGCCAATCAGTGTAGAAGTCCGGACCAGATAATCGAATCGCTGTCATCGGTTATTCGGGAATTTCACTACGACCCGGAAGCAGGCATCACGTTCGAACGTTGGTTCAACAAGTATGAAGATCTCTTCAGAGCGGATGGCAAGGATCTGGATGACGCTGCCAAAATACGCCTTCTAATGCGAAGCTTGAGCGTCCCGGTTCACGAAAAGTTCACAAACTATCTCTTGCCACGTCATCCACGCGATTTTTCATTCGGGCAA TCGTCACAGGAAGCAGAAGTAAGAACGCGGCTTCTGGCGAAGCTCGAATCGGACACCAGTCGAGAAATCAACCTGGAAGCACTGGTAACAGAGTGCCACCGCATATCATCTCTCAAGCACGATACTGAGCTGGTTGAGAAGCAAGCATCCCCGTCAGTGCACGCTGTCCAAAAAGCCAAAATTACGCAACGACATTCAAAATCGTCTTCCCAAGCAGAATCAGCAGTTCCACGATCACCTTGTTGGCAGTGTGGGGCAATGCATTTTGTCAAAGATTGCTCCTACAAAAACCACACGTGTCAACAATGCAACCGCCAAGGCCACAAAGAAGGTTACTGTAATTGCTTCCGAACAACAGCAGACCCTTCTGGATCGACACGCAGAAAAGACAAACAGCCAACGCAATCCAGATTCATCCATAGTGTGAACCACATCGGCAACCGGCGGAAATACGTGAAGGTGACTGTGAACCACACTATTCTCAAACTCCAGATCGACAGTGGTTCCGATATTACTGTCATTTCTGAACAGTCCTGGAGGAAATGCGGTTCACCGACGCTCCAACCAACCCATCATCATGCAGGTACAGCTTCCGGCGACCCTCTTCCACTGATTGGCGAATTTGGATGTGCGCTGGCCATCGATGGTGAAGAAAAATTTGGAACCTGCTACGTTACATCAGTCAAGAACTTAAATCTTCTGGGATTGGACTACATGGACGCTTTCGATTTGTGGGACAAGCCACTTTCCAACGTTTGCAATCAGGTAAATTGTTCCAATTCAATTCCTTCAACCAACCGGTACCTCACCCGTTTTCCCGAAGTTTTCAGAGACGGCCTCGGACTTTGTGTGAAAACCAAG CGACCGGTACCCTTCAATGCTGTGCAAAGAGTTGACGAGGAGTTAGATCGCCTACAACAGCTGAACATCATAACACCAGTAGATTATGCTGACTGGGCGGCGCCAATCGTTTCCGTTCGGAAACCCGGTGGGAAGATTCGTGTCTGCGCCGATTATTCTACGGGACTCAATGCAATGTTAGAGCCACATCATTATCCCCTTCCAACACCAGACGACATTTTGGCAAAACTTTCCGGAAACAAGTTTTTCAGTATTATTGATCTGTCTGATGCTTACCTGCAAGTCGAGGTTGACGAAGAATCCAAAAAACTGTTGACCATCAACACTCATCGAGGGCTTTTCCAGTTCAACCGGTTGGCACCAGGAGTCAAATCAGCACCCGGAGCATTTCAACAATTGATGTCCAAAATGATTGCCGGTTTGGAAGGCGTAGATAACTTTCTCGACGATTTCATCGTGTACAGCAAAACGTTGACCGATCATATTAAACGCTTGGATTTATTGTTCTCCCGAATTCAAGAGTATGGGTTCCGGCTACGTCCAGAAAAATGCAGTTTCCACAAACCCGAAATCAAGTATTTAGGGTTTATTGTTAATGCCAACGGTATCAAGCCTGATCCGGAAAAAGTAGCTGCGATAGCGAACATGCCTGAGCCAACAGATTTAACTACCCTACGATCGTTTTTGGGAGCGGCAAACTTTTATGGAAGATTTGTCCCAGAAATCCATAGAATCAGACGTCCTCTCGATGAACTTCTTAAAAAAGATCGCAAATTCGTTTGGAGTAAGCAGTGTCAAGAAGCCTTCAACTCATTAAAAAAGGTTCTGCAGTCAGATTTACTTTTGACGCATTACAATCCGGAACTTCCTTTGATAGTGGCTGGAGATGCGTCGAAAACTGGTATAGGAGCTGTCGTTATGCATCGGTTTCCTGACGGGCAAATGAAAGCTGTTGCTCATGCATCGAGAACTCTGACAGATTCCGAACAGAACTATGGCCAAGTTGAAAAGGAAGCCCTAGCTTTAATTTTTGCAGTTACAAAATTTCGGCGTATGCTTCTGGGGCGAAAATTTAAACTCCAAACAGACCATCAACCGTTAATCAAAGTGTTTGGATCGAAAAAAGGTATTCCGCTACACACAGCTAACCGCCTTCAACGATGGGCACTTACATTACTCGCCTATGATTTTGAAGTGGAATATGTTTCGACGGACAAATTTGGCTACGCAGATTTCCTATCTCGACTAATAAGTAACCATCAGAAGCCTGACGAAGAATTCGTAATAGCTGCAGTTAATCTGAACCAGGAATTAAGCTCAACTTTACACGACCACATCGGAGCATTGCCGGTAACATTCAACATGATTAAATCGGCTACAGCAGATGATGCTATTCTCCAAGAAGTTCAACGCTACTTATCAGATGGTTGGCCATATGCTGACAAAATAGTCAATTCAAAAGTAAAAGCATATTTTGTTCGGCGTGAATCACTCTCTTCAGTCAACGGATGCTTGATGTTGGAGGATCGTGTCGTGATTCCAGAAAAGTTGAGTCAGCGCATTCTACATCAAATTCATAGAGGGCACCAAGGAATGGAACGCATGAAATCTATTGCTCGTGCAATTGTTTTTTGGCCCAACATCGATCAGGACATCGAAAATCTAGTTCGCCGCTGTTCTATTTGTGCCAGTGCATCTAAATCCCCTCCGCATTCTGAACCACAACCTTGGCCAAAAGCGGATGGTGCGTGGAAAAGAATTCACATCGACTACGCTGGACCAATTAATTCTTGGAACTACTTAGTAGTAGTAGACTCGTACACCAAATGGCCCGAGATTTTCCAAACGCAATCGACCACGGCAACAGCTACTGTGCGGTTCCTACATGAAACATTCGCGAGGTTTGGTGTACCAGAAACAATAGTGTCTGATAATGGTACACAGTTTTGCAGCAATGAATTCAGGACCATGTGTGAAAGGTTGGGAATCATCCATATCCGTATCGCCCCTTTCCACCCACAATCTAATGGGCAAGCGGAACGATTCGTCGACACTCTTAAACGTTCGCTGCAGAAAATCACGGAGGGAGAAGGTGTCCCCGCAATTGATGctcttcaaacatttttacaagtGTACCGCTCAACACCGAGTGCAGTCCTTGATGGCATGTCTCCTGCGGAAGGAATGCTTGGTCGTCCAATGCGTACTACTTTGGAATTGTTGAAACCTCCTAGTGTCCcgaaaaacatgaataaagttCTGCCCTCCAAATATACAACTGGTTCCAAAGTGTATACCAAGGTTTACAAGAACTCGAACAAGTGGAAGTGGGTTCCTGGTGAAATCATTGAAGAAATAGGAAACGTCAATTTCAATGTGCTGTTGGATATACAGGTTGGGCGAAGGAAGTTAATTCGTACACATCTAAATCAACTTCGACCAAGGTTCGAGACTGCTCAAGCTGAGGATTCCGGAACTGCCACAAATTCCCCGTTGAACATCCTCAAGCATGACTTTCATTTGGACCATCTTATGCCCTTACAGCAGTCACAGCCGAACGATACCCATCAGCCCAAGGATGACTGTGGATATGAGTCGGAATCAGATGAGTCCTTCCAATCAGCAGCAGAGTTGTCTATTCCACATCAATCAACTCCTGTTCCGTGTGAAACACCGAGATCAGCACGACCAACGAGGACTATCCGGCCACCACAGAGATTCAACGATTACATCATGGACTGA